One stretch of Oceanimonas pelagia DNA includes these proteins:
- the ccmD gene encoding heme exporter protein CcmD: protein MKFDSWSAFLAMGGYGFYVWLSFAVTLLALLGLVVATITTKKRLLREVSQKQARAARREAARKLENTL from the coding sequence ATGAAATTTGATAGCTGGTCGGCCTTTCTGGCCATGGGTGGCTACGGCTTTTATGTGTGGCTGTCCTTTGCCGTCACCCTGCTCGCCCTGCTGGGGCTGGTGGTGGCCACCATAACAACAAAAAAACGCTTGCTGCGCGAGGTCAGCCAGAAACAGGCCCGGGCTGCCCGACGTGAGGCCGCCCGCAAGTTGGAGAACACCCTATGA
- a CDS encoding heme ABC transporter permease — protein sequence MWKWLHPYAKSEEAYRIAGLWLPWFAVFSAVSFVTGLAWGLAFAPADYQQGDAFRIIYIHVPAAIMSMGAYSSMAVAAFIGLVWQIKTADMAVAAIAPVGAVFTFIALFTGAAWGKPMWGTWWVWDARLTSELILLFLYLGVIALYNAISDKVLAGRAAGILALVGVINLPIIHYSVEWWNTLHQGATITKFDRPSISNDMLWPLLIMIFAFICFLGAVTLMRLRNELIRREAHRPWVLKLAEEHHEI from the coding sequence ATGTGGAAATGGTTACACCCTTACGCCAAATCGGAAGAAGCCTACCGAATTGCCGGCCTGTGGCTGCCCTGGTTTGCCGTGTTCAGCGCGGTCTCCTTTGTAACAGGACTGGCCTGGGGGCTGGCGTTCGCGCCCGCCGATTATCAGCAGGGTGACGCCTTTCGCATCATCTATATTCACGTGCCCGCCGCCATCATGTCGATGGGGGCCTATTCCTCCATGGCGGTGGCCGCTTTTATCGGCCTGGTATGGCAGATAAAAACCGCCGACATGGCGGTGGCGGCCATCGCCCCGGTGGGGGCGGTGTTCACCTTTATTGCCCTGTTTACCGGGGCCGCCTGGGGCAAGCCCATGTGGGGCACCTGGTGGGTGTGGGATGCCCGCCTCACCTCGGAGCTGATCCTGCTGTTCCTTTACCTCGGCGTTATCGCCCTCTACAACGCCATTTCCGACAAGGTGCTGGCGGGCCGTGCCGCCGGCATTCTGGCGCTGGTGGGGGTGATCAACCTGCCGATCATTCACTACTCGGTGGAGTGGTGGAACACCCTGCATCAGGGCGCCACCATCACCAAGTTTGACCGGCCATCCATTTCCAACGACATGCTCTGGCCGCTGCTGATCATGATTTTTGCCTTTATCTGTTTCCTGGGCGCCGTCACCCTGATGCGGCTGCGCAACGAACTGATACGGCGTGAGGCTCATCGCCCATGGGTGCTGAAGCTGGCGGAGGAACATCATGAAATTTGA
- the ccmE gene encoding cytochrome c maturation protein CcmE, with product MNPRRKKRMTLLLAVVAGLSVMIGLVLYALQQNIDLFYTPTELVQGKGKDHLKPQVGQRLRIGGLVVPGSVERDQQSLKVSFDLVDAGGEQVTVRFDGILPDLFREGQGIVAQGTLADARTIDAFEVLAKHDEEYMPPEVAEALKGMEHFKPEYTEAQLKGSNL from the coding sequence ATGAACCCCAGACGTAAAAAGCGAATGACCCTGCTGCTGGCCGTGGTGGCCGGGCTGTCGGTAATGATTGGCCTGGTGCTTTATGCCCTGCAGCAGAACATTGACCTCTTCTACACGCCCACCGAGCTGGTGCAGGGCAAGGGCAAGGATCATCTCAAACCCCAGGTGGGGCAGCGTCTGCGCATTGGCGGACTGGTGGTGCCGGGCTCGGTGGAGCGGGATCAGCAAAGCCTCAAGGTCAGCTTTGATCTGGTGGATGCCGGCGGCGAGCAGGTAACGGTACGGTTTGACGGTATTCTGCCGGATCTGTTCCGGGAAGGGCAGGGCATAGTGGCGCAGGGAACCCTGGCCGATGCCCGCACCATCGACGCCTTTGAGGTACTGGCCAAACACGACGAAGAATACATGCCACCGGAGGTGGCGGAAGCGCTCAAGGGAATGGAGCACTTCAAACCCGAATACACGGAGGCGCAGCTGAAGGGTAGCAACCTATGA